The genomic segment ggaggaaggtccttgtctcttcaccttctgcttcctggttccttggttaTCTCCATTTGTTTTGGCATCATatcccatctctctctctgctcgTTTGTTTAGTtaatctttttatatctcaaagtacaccttatactaatcctgcctgattaacacagcaaagacaacctatttccaaatgagattacaaCCCCAGGCATGTTGTTGtcgattgttgttaggtgtcctccagtcagttccgactcatagtgacctatgcacaacagaacaaaacaccgcccggtcctgagccatccttacaatccttgttatgcttgagcccattgttgcagccactgtgtcagtccacctcgttgagggtcttcctcttttcctctgaccctgtactctgccaagcatgatgtccttctccagggaccgatccctcctgacaacgtgtccaaggtatgtaagacgcagtctcaccatccttgcctctaaggagcattctggtcgtacttctaagacagatttgttcgttcttctggcagtccgtggtatattcaatatccttcgccaacaccacgattcaaaggcgtcaactcttcttcggtcttccttattcattgtccagctttcacatgcatatgatgcaattgaaaataccatggcttgggtcaggggcaccttagtcttcaaggtgacatctttgctcttcaacactttaaagaggtcctttgcagcagatttacccaatgcaatgcgtcttttgatttctcgactgctgcttccatggctgttgattgcggatccaagtaaaatgaaatcctcgacaacttcaatcttttctccgtttatcatgacgttgcttattggtccattcgtgaggatttttgttttctttatgttgaggtgtaatccatactgaaggctgtggtcttttatcttcatcagtaagtgcttaaagtcctcttcactttcagcaagcaaggttgtgtcatcggcatatcacaggttgttaatgagtcttcctccaatcctgatgccccgttctccttcatacagtccagtagaggaggacgtggaaccaaggatatcattgctgatgtcagatggatcctggctgagagcagagcataccggaaggatgtttacctgtgctttagtgattacacaaaggcattttactgtgtggaccataacaagtTGTGGatgacactgcgaagaatgggaatgctggaacacttcattgtgctcatggggaacctgtacatggatcaagaggcagttgtttggagagaacaaggggacgctgtgtggtttacagtcaggaaaggcgtgcgtcagggttgtatcctttcaccatacctattcaatccgtatttcaccccaggcatagaggttaggattttcaacacgtattttgggggaacacaattcaatccataagatgCAACAAATGGTTAGGTTGCTTGTCCAGCCAGCGGATGCTGTGGGGCCTGGAACTGGCCCCTGGTTTGGAGCAGGGCGTTTTCTGTCACTGTGTCACTTTGGTACAATTTATCCTTCTATTTGCTCATGGGAGGCCCGATGCCCTGGGAATCTGCTCTAAAATATAGGCTTGGCTGGGAAATGAAATCTTCATTCTGTCGGACCACCTCTGCAACCCACCTCTGCCATGCCCCAGGGAACTCAAGAGGCTGAGGAGAGAcctgggtgccagctccaagaggCTCTCAGCACAGGTTCTGTCCCTTCACCTTCCTTGAAAGTACCTGTTTCTCcactgtctgtggtgtgctccaAATGCTTCTAGGGTGGAAGTCAGCAAGGGCACAGGGGGACAAGCAAGGGCCAAGCTGACCCCGCTGCTCCTGGCCCTTTGCTCCGGTCGTCCATCACAGACACGGAGGCCCCAGTTCATGCTGAGCACCGTCCACAAAGGCAAGCCAGGCCACGTGGCGTGGGAGGTGCTGATGACTGTCGGTGCTAGGTGCTTCGAGTCGGCTCTGACGCACTGTGATGTTGTGTACCGTGCGAGTCGGCTCTGACGCACTGTGATGTTGTGTACCGTGCGAGTCGGCTCTGACGCACTGTGATGTTGTGTACCGTGCGAGTCGGCTCTGACGCACTGTGATGTTGTGTGCCGTGCGAGTCGGCTCTGACGCACTGTGATGTTGTGTGCCGTGCGAGTCGGCTCTGACGCACTGTGATGTTGTGTGCCGTGCGAGTCGGCTCTGACGCACGGTGATGTTGTGTGCCGTGCGAGTCGGCTCTGACGCACTGTGATGTTGTGTGCCGTGCGAGTCGGCTCTGACGCACGGTGATGTTGTGTACCGTGCGAGTCGGCTCTGACGCACGGTGATGTTGTGTACCGTGCGAGTCGGCTCTGACGCACGGTGATGTTGTGTACCGTGCGAGTCGGCTCTGACGCACGGTGATGTTGTGTACCGTGCGAGTCGGCTCTGACGCACGGTGATGTTGTGTACCGTGCGAGTCGGCTCTGATGCACGGTGATGTTGTGTACCGTGCGAGTCGGCTCTGACGCACGGTGATGTTGTGTACCGTGAGAAGACGGGGCCCAGTTCTGTGCTCTGTCcgtgattgttgctatgtttgagtccaccgtTGTCGCCgttgtgtcagtctgtcttgctgagggtctccctcggtttcgatgaccctctaccaaacaggatgtccttttctagcaattggtctttcctgatgatgtgtccaaagacaaggagatgaagtctcgccaccctcccTCCTAAGTGGCGCTCGGGCTGTACGTCCCCCAGAACCGGCTTGGGcgctcttctggcagcccacggtacCTTCGGCGGTCTTCCCGACCCCACAGTTGGAACACATCGgttcttccatctcctttttcCTTGTTCAGTCTTCAGGTGGTTGGAAGGCTCGTTGACtaaatgcatcttttttttttttttttaactttttcagcAAATTCACAGGCAATGTCTTTTACAACTACATGATGGGTATTGAGTTTAATCCCCGAATCGGCAAGTGGTTTGACTTCAAGCTGTTCTTCAATGGACGCCCTGGGATTGTTGCCTGGACCCTCATCAACCTGTCCTTTGCAGCCAAGCAGCAGGAGCTGTACGGCCGGGTGACCAACTCCATGATCTTGGTCAACATCCTGCAGGTGACCTGGCTGCGACTGGCGGGGACGGGGTGCAGACCCTCATTCGCAGGGCGCTGGGCAGATGGTTTTCAGGTGACCCTGCCGGTTGCTGTCAggcggattccaactcatagcgaccccgtgtgcacagagtcgaactgctccgtagggtttttaatggctgtggcctttcaaacgctgattgccaggcctttcttctgaggcacctctgggtggactcaaacctccagcctttctatTAGCCgcctagcacttaaccctttCCACTACTCGGGAACTCCTCATACACTCTGGTCCACCACTTTTAAGAGAACCCACCCCCCACATACATATCTTTGGGGAGCAGGCTACGAGCACATGGTGAAAAACCCCACTGCAGGTGTGGTGCTGGCCCCCAGGTGGGACCAGGCAGATGCAGCCCAGCCAGCCGGGTCCAGGAAGTTTTCCCTTGGGGATTGCCCTTGGCAGGATCTAGGGTGAGTAATAGTTAACCaggaagagaggggagggaagggagcaTTCCAGGTGGAGGAGTGGCCTGTGCAAAGTCCTGTGGCAGGAGAGGTTGGCAAGTCTGGGGAACAGAAATGTGTTGAGTTTGGAACATAGGGGCCACATGAATTCTCGCCTTCTGtgggggagacccaggtttgattcccagccaagacccaggtttgattcccagccaacacgTCTCACGCATAAccaccaccacccgtctgtcggtGGAGGGCTTGCATGCTGCCATGGTGCCAAACaagtgtcagcagagcttccggactaggacagactaggaagaaaagcctggtgatctacttccgaaaatcagccgttgaaaatcccatggagcccagttctactctggtgcctgtggggttgccatgagtcagggtcagctTGAAGACGACTGGTTTGGGGCTTGTTAAAGGGACTTCCTTGTTGTCAGGCTCCTCAGGGTCTTTAACATATGAATAGATGCTTGCAGCTCTCCAGAAAGAAAGGTTACTCGCAGCGTTTCTCCGACTCCTTCCACCgtgggtctctctctctctctctttctctctgtcgtGGAGAGCCTCGTAGCATCACAAGCATCGCGGTCTGCCCATTCTGGAATGACCCCGCTCAATTCTGTCCTACTCACCACTTAAGGCCTCGAAGGGGTTTTCCCAGTTGGACCCCCGGGTCTCAGGGGCCCCCCTCGAGGGGGTGTCGTTGTCACCCCTTGTCCATCTGTGCAGTGGACATCGACCTGCCCCACCTTGCGGGGTCACAGGTCACTGCGGGTCACTGGGCCACAGGGGCAGTTGGTGGGAAAAATGTCAGGCGACCTGCTGACGTGGACGGTAATGTGGTTGCCCCCTGCTCTGTGGACGGTCCCCAAGCCCTTCACCAGAGCAGCTTCTTTCTGCTCCACTTCCTGGGGGAATCATGGGTACCCTTTCTGGTAACCATTTGTGGGCCCCCCAGTCCTCGTGCAAAGGCACCCTCCCCAAGTCCCCAGCAGGGGGGAAGGATAGAGCAGCCACCATCCAGGTGACCCGTGTACCTGCAAGAGCGCGGTTCTCCCAAGGCCTTCCAGCCGTGCCCCGGGGGGAAGGTGGTGGCCAACGGCTGCCCTGCCTTGCAGGCCATCTACGTGCTGGACTTCTTCTGGAATGAAACTTGGTACCTGAAGACCATTGACATCTGCCACGACCACTTTGGATGGTACCTGGGCTGGGGGGACTGCGTTTGGCTGCCGTACCTTTACACGCTGCAGGTGAGGCTGGGGGCAGGTGGGTGGGCGGGAGCTCAGGGCACAGGTCGCCTGGTCCAGGAGCACGCCCAGGCTGCTCTGAGAGCTGGAGCCCTGACCAgcacccttttttaaaaaaataatttattttatatttgttgttgagaCTGTCCACCAATTCAGCCATTGCTccatgtatgattcagtgacactgCTCACATGCTCTGGGTGtacaccattctcaccctccattcCCCAGTTGTTAGCCCCTGTCTTTTAGGGGACGCAATTCAGGCCATCACATGGGtgtaacatgcacacacacatttgtaCGTTTACTCATTTGTTCCCCACAGCCACCATCTGAGGTGGGCACTTtcatttacagatggggaaactaggGCATGACACTTGGGTAGGAGCTAGGAGGGCagggcaggatttgaacccaggcctgtgTGCATCGCGTGACCCGTCCCTCTCGCCCCCCAGGCCTGTGCGCATCGCGTGACCCGTCCCTCTCGCCCCCCAGGCCTGTGCGCATCGCGTGACCCGTCCCTCTGGCCCCCCAGGCCTGTGCGCATCGCGTGACCCGTCCCTCTCGCCCCCCAGGCCTGTGCGCATCGCGTGACCCGTCCCTCTCGCCCCCCAGGCCTGTGCGCATCGCGTGACCCGTCCCTCTCGCCCCCCAGGCCTGTGTGCATCGCATGACCCCCTTCTCGCCCCCCAGGGCCTGTACCTGGTCTACCACCCGGTTCAGCTCTCCACCCCACACGCTGTGGGCGTCCTGCTGCTGGGCCTGCTGGGCTACTACGTCTTCCGGATGGCCAACCACCAGAAAGACCTGTTCCGCCGCACGGATGGGCGCTGCCTGATCTGGGGCCAGAAGCCCAGGGTCATCGAGTGTTCCTACATGTCGGCCGACGGGCAGAAGCACCACAGCAAGCTGCTAGTGTCCGGCTTCTGGGGCGTGGCTCGCCACTTGAACTACACGGGCGACCTGATGGGCAGCCTGGCCTACTGCCTGGCATGCGGTGGCGGCCACCTGCTGCCCTACTTCTACGTCATCTATATGACCATCCTGCTGACCCACCGCTGCCTGCGGGATGAACACCGCTGTGCTAACAAGTATGGCCGCGACTGGGAGCGCTACACGGCCGCTGTGCCTTACCGCCTGCTGCCCGGAGTCTTCTAAAGGGCTCAGGAAGGAGCTGTCGGAGCCACTGTTGAGAACATTTGGAGCTGGGTCGAGAGCCCAGTGTTTGGTAGGTGGTGGGTTTCCAATAAATATTAGCAGCTTTCCTTCCCCCTTGTCCTCAAGGGACTTCTGAGTGTTACACAGATGCCCTCTCGCCAGGAGGGACTGATTTTCAGTATTCACAGTCCAGAGGGCAGGAGGATGACCTGGTCACCTCTAATAGCCATTTGGTGACAGCTTTTCTTTGTATTGGAGGCCCGAGCCGCCGCACTGCCCAGACAAACTGTTACAAGATGAGAAGTCTTCCAGCTCCCTGCTGTTAGGGCTGTACTTTCCCTTGCTAAGTGAAGTGGAAGTGAGAGATGAGGCCTGCTAGTTATCCATTTCTTGTCTCTCAGCTCCAAATCTGCCCTTCTTGCCTGCTTTGCCTCAGTGGGCCCGACCCTGTAGGTGTTTCTCCTTTGCAGTGTGCACCATGTTAAACTTGCCACTAGAGGGCACTGAGGGACACTGCACGAGGACGAGGCCTCTCCTCCCAGTTCCGGGGCTTCCATTTGGTTTCCTCCGTGTTCCCGCTGTTCACCTTTCAGCGGTGCAGGGCAGGGTGTCAGTGGCAGTCTGCCCTGAGTGTGCCCACCCTCATTAGCTCACAGCAACCACCTCACTGTGGCCTCACGGTACAGACACTGCACCCCCTGGCCTCACTGTCGTTGGGTTTCCTGCAGGCCATCCAGCAAACTTCATACACTGGGCCTCGACCGTGCCTTCTCCAGTGAGGCTCAGGGGAAGGGCTACCTTCTCAACAGTCTTCCTTCCTGGGGTGCTGTTCTTCAGATCTAGGGTGTTCTTTATAAGTTAACCCCCCATTAGCAGTAATAAttctttaattaaatttttttcttttgaattactGTGTGGTTTCTGTCTCCTGATTGGACCTGAATGataggtaggtggatggatggatgaacggttgcctgtcctgtgtcatcctcaccgtcactggcatgttcaagtccattgctgtggccactgttccagcccatctcaccaagggtcccactcaccctcactggccctccacttctCCAAACATGATGGCCTCCTCCAgtaatgatccctcctgatgacgtgcccAACGCAAGCGAGTTGGCCggtgctctgttgtgatccacagggttttcattggctaattttcagcagtaggacaccaggccttccttcctaatctggtctcagtctggaagctccactgaaacctgtccacacgggtgatcctgctggtgtttgagGTATCAGTGGGTTAGctttcagcaccacagcaacatgcaggccaccaaTGTAGAACAGACGGACAGGTGGATGGGATTGACACAGGGCTCTGTCCTGGGACGTAGAAGGGATGGATGTCCAAGAAATGTCTGATCTGGTACTCCACGCTGTGCTGAAGCTATGGGTCACCTCCAGAGGGATTCTGTGGAGTGGCCCTACACCTCCCAAGATCAGCCCTTTGGTTGGGGCTGTTCTTGTGTTAGACTGGGGAGCCCATTCCATTCACCTAAGGGGAAAAAGTCCAGCGTGGCCCCTGCTCCCCAGCAAAGGCACAGAAGAGATTCCTGGCTGAGCTGTACTGGAGAAGCCAGAAGGGGTGCTGGGTCCACCCGATGTGGGGAAAAACTGAAGAGTAAAAGCTGTGAATCTGCCAGGTTAGAACCTCTGAGCAAAGAGAGAGGGTGTTTCCAAAGAGCCTGAAGGGAATGGGAACTGGTGACCCTGCCCGGCCAACCTTAGAGCAGTGATTGCCACACGCTGGTGCCCTCCCCCCGACAGATTGAAGCCCACGCCAGGTGGGTTGAAGTCTCAGGCATCTGTATTTGTCACTAGCCAGACAAGTGATTGTGACACCAGCCGGACTGGGGAACCAGCCGGGATAAAAGCCGGGATAGCACCGGGCAAATTGGATCCGTCCTTTCCTTCCCAGGCTTGGAATGCATTCATTTTATggtgcacttgactactaacctaaaggttggcagttaaaacccacccagcagtgctatggaagaaaggcctggcaatctgcttctgtaaagattatagccaagagaaccctattgggcagttctactgcataACACACactcgccgtgagtcagaattgacttgacggcaacagattagAAGACTGGATGGTGGTGATCTCAGACCTGGGGCCCTCCTGCCCACATCTAAATTCTGGCCACACCCTTTAGCAGCTCTGTGGCCTTGAATAGGTGCCTTGTCCTCTTCGTGCCTCTGCTTCCTCGTCTGAAAAATTAGGGTAATTGGGATGGTTTTTGTGCCTTGTGAGAAGGGTTTGCCAGGCTGATTTTCTGGGAGAGCCTTAGGTTCAAGTCCTGGATCTGCCACTACCGGTTGGCCAGGGTGGTCTTTTCAGCATCTCTGGGCTGCAGCGCCACGGTctaaggctgggttctctagagaagcaaaaccaataaagcgtGTAAATATAAGGACAGAGActtaaagaaatggctcacacagtagtagaggctggaacatcccaagtctgtgagtcagggtAGAGGCATCTGATTcccgtagccacaggggctggtgaacccaagatcggcaggtcagacagcagccctctggctcacaggcttcgGAGACTGACAAATCCTAACCACCACAGCTGTGTTTTGCACATCGTGCCTGAGAACCCTGCCTG from the Loxodonta africana isolate mLoxAfr1 chromosome 7, mLoxAfr1.hap2, whole genome shotgun sequence genome contains:
- the DHCR7 gene encoding 7-dehydrocholesterol reductase codes for the protein MATKSQPSVPKSKNPSSVSHGTAESQGQWGRAWEVDWFSLGSVIFLLLFAPFIVYYFIMACDQYSCSLMAPVVDIVTGRAHLSDIWAKTPPVTKKAAQLYAVWVTFQVVLYSLLPDFCHKFLPGYVGGVQEGAVTPAGAVNKYEINGLQAWLITHLLWFANAHLLFWFSPTIIFDNWIPLLWCTNVLGYAVSTFAMIKGYLFPTNAKDCKFTGNVFYNYMMGIEFNPRIGKWFDFKLFFNGRPGIVAWTLINLSFAAKQQELYGRVTNSMILVNILQAIYVLDFFWNETWYLKTIDICHDHFGWYLGWGDCVWLPYLYTLQGLYLVYHPVQLSTPHAVGVLLLGLLGYYVFRMANHQKDLFRRTDGRCLIWGQKPRVIECSYMSADGQKHHSKLLVSGFWGVARHLNYTGDLMGSLAYCLACGGGHLLPYFYVIYMTILLTHRCLRDEHRCANKYGRDWERYTAAVPYRLLPGVF